Proteins co-encoded in one Apteryx mantelli isolate bAptMan1 chromosome 4, bAptMan1.hap1, whole genome shotgun sequence genomic window:
- the SEL1L gene encoding protein sel-1 homolog 1 isoform X1: protein MGRRMRLGLVLCVAVLWARGLAAADEEGNQDDSLESKTLSAEDQVKDHSTGTRVVAGQIFLESGKSDSQSEDEENFHSQEEEKESSLEELNSLEMSNLLNKDLEEAEVQSTVLTAIGGTADGEPCHFPFLFLEKEYAECTADGREDGRLWCATTYDYKKDQKWGFCETEEQSNKRRQMQEAEDVYQTGMKILNESSKKAQKKEAYQYLLKAADMNHTKAMEKVSYALLFGDYLKQNVQSSKELFEKLTEGGSPKGQMALGFLYASGLGVNSSQAKALVYYTFGALGGNLIAHMILGYRYWAGIGVLQSCESALTHYRLVANHVASDISLTGGTVVQRIRLADEVENPGMASGMLEEDLIQYYQFLAEKGDVQAQVGLGQLHLHGGRGVEQNHQRAFEYFSQAANAGNSHAMAFLGKMYSEGSDVVPQSNETALQYFKKAADMGNPVGQSGLGMAYLYGRGVPVNYELALKYFQKAAEQGWVDGQLQLGSMYYNGIGVKRDYKQALKYFNLASQGGHILAFYNLAQMHATGTGVMRSCHTAVELFKNVCERGRWSERLMTAYNSYKDGDSNSAVVQYLLLAEQGYEVAQSNAAFILDQKEASIVGENETYPRALLHWNRAASQGYTVARIKLGDYHFYGFGTDVDYETAFIHYRLASEQQHSAQAMFNLGYMHEKGLGIKQDIHLAKRFYDMAAEASPDAQVPVFLALCKLGVIYSLQYVREINIREVFSHIDMDQLLGPEWDLYLMTIIALLLGTVIAYRQRQHQAIPRPVGLRPAVPQQEPPPEHQPPQ from the exons ATGGGGCGGCGGATGCGCCTCGGGCTGGTGCTCTGCGTCGCGGTGCTCTGGGCCCGTGGACTGGCCGCAGCCG ATGAAGAGGGAAATCAAGACGACTCACTGGAATCAAAG ACTTTATCTGCAGAGGACCAGGTGAAGGACCATTCCACAGGAACTCGGGTGGTAGCAGGTCAGATCTTCCTTGAGTCAGGGAAATCAGACTCTCAATCTGAGGATGAAGAGAACTTTCACAgtcaagaggaggaaaaagagagttCACTGGAAGAGTTGAACTCTCTAGAAATGTCAAACCTGTTAAATAAGGACTTAGAAGAAGCAGAAGTACAGAGTACAG ttttgacagCTATTGGAGGCACTGCAGATGGTGAACCTTGCCACTTCCCCTTTTTGTTTCTGGAGAAGGAGTATGCAGAGTGTACTGCAGATGGGAGGGAAGATGGCAGGCTTTGGTGTGCGACAACCTATGATTACAAGAAGGATCAAAAGTGGGGCTTCTGTGAAA ctgaagAGCAGTCTAATAAGAGAAGACAGATGCAAGAAGCTGAGGATGTTTATCAGACTGGAATGAAAATCCTTAATGAGAGCAGTAAAAAGGCTCAGAAGAAAGA agcGTATCAGTATCTTCTGAAAGCAGCTGACATGAATCACACCAAGGCAATGGAGAAAGTGTCTTATGCTTTGTTGTTTGGTGACTACCTGAAGCAAAACGTCCAGTCATCGAAGGAACTATTTGAAAAACTAACAGAAGGTGGCTCTCCTAAAGGACAAATG gcTCTTGGATTTCTTTATGCATCTGGTCTAGGAGTCAATTCTAGTCAAGCTAAG GCCCTGGTCTATTACACTTTTGGAGCTTTAGGAGGAAATCTGATAGCACATATGATTTTG GGTTACCGGTATTGGGCTGGGATAGGAGTCCTTCAGAGTTGTGAATCTGCTCTCACTCACTACCGACTTGTAGCTAATCATG TTGCTAGTGACATTTCTTTGACTGGTGGTACAGTGGTTCAGCGAATTCGCTTAGCAGATGAAGTAGAAAATCCAGGAATGGCGAGTGGAATGCTGGAAGAAGACTTGATCCAATATTACCAATTTTTAGCAGAGAAGGGAGATGTACAAGCACAG GTTGGCCTTGGACAGTTGCACTTACATGGAGGACGAGGAGTAGAGCAAAATCACCAG CGAGCATTTGAGTACTTCAGTCAAGCAGCTAATGCTGGAAACTCTCATGCCATGGCCTTTCTAGGAAAG ATGTACTCAGAAGGAAGTGATGTTGTACCTCAGAGCAATGAAACAGCTCTTCAGTATTTCAAGAAGGCTGCTGATATG GGTAATCCAGTTGGACAGAGTGGATTAGGAATGGCTTACCTATACGGAAGAGGTGTTCCAGTG AACTATGAGCTAGCGCTGAAGTATTTCCAGAAGGCTGCAGAGCAGGGATGGGTTGACGGACAACTTCAGCTAGGTTCCATGTATTACA ATGGTATTGGAGTCAAGAGGGACTATAAACAAGCTTTGAAATACTTTAATTTGGCCTCCCAGGGTGGCCACATCCTGGCTTTTTACAATCTGGCTCAGATGCATGCTACTGGCACTGGAGTGATGCGATCCTGTCATACTGCTGTTGAG ttgTTTAAGAATGTATGCGAGCGAGGCCGTTGGTCTGAAAGACTTATGACTGCCTACAACAGCTATAAAGATGGCGATTCAAATTCTGCTGTGGTTCAGTATCTTCTTTTAGCAGAACAAGGCTATGAAGTTGCACAAAGCAACGCTGCTTTCATACTTGATCAGA AAGAAGCTAGCATAGTAGGAGAAAACGAAACCTATCCTCGAGCCTTGCTTCACTGGAATAGAGCAGCTTCTCAAG GATATACTGTTGCAAGAATTAAACTTGGAGACTACCATTTTTATGGTTTTGGCACTGATGTTGATTATGAAACTGCATTTATTCACTATCGACTGGCATcagagcagcagcacagtgcCCAGGCAATGTTTAATCTGGGTTACATGCATGAGAAGGGACTGGGCATCAAGCAG GATATTCACCTTGCAAAACGATTCTATGATATGGCCGCTGAAGCAAGCCCAGATGCTCAGGTTCCTGTCTTCCTAGCACTTTGCAAGCTTGGAGTGATTTACTCCTTGCAGTATGTACGAGAAATCAAT ATCAGGGAAGTATTCTCACATATTGACATGGACCAGCTGCTGGGGCCTGAGTGGGATCTTTACCTTATGACCATCATCGCCTTGCTTCTGGGGACAGTTATAGCTTACAGACAAAGGcaacaccaggcaattcccagacCAGTAGGACTGCGGCCAGCTGTGCCTCAACAGGAACCACCACCAGAGCATCAACCACCACAATAG
- the SEL1L gene encoding protein sel-1 homolog 1 isoform X2: MGRRMRLGLVLCVAVLWARGLAAADEEGNQDDSLESKTLSAEDQVKDHSTGTRVVAGQIFLESGKSDSQSEDEENFHSQEEEKESSLEELNSLEMSNLLNKDLEEAEVQSTVLTAIGGTADGEPCHFPFLFLEKEYAECTADGREDGRLWCATTYDYKKDQKWGFCETEEQSNKRRQMQEAEDVYQTGMKILNESSKKAQKKEAYQYLLKAADMNHTKAMEKVSYALLFGDYLKQNVQSSKELFEKLTEGGSPKGQMALGFLYASGLGVNSSQAKGYRYWAGIGVLQSCESALTHYRLVANHVASDISLTGGTVVQRIRLADEVENPGMASGMLEEDLIQYYQFLAEKGDVQAQVGLGQLHLHGGRGVEQNHQRAFEYFSQAANAGNSHAMAFLGKMYSEGSDVVPQSNETALQYFKKAADMGNPVGQSGLGMAYLYGRGVPVNYELALKYFQKAAEQGWVDGQLQLGSMYYNGIGVKRDYKQALKYFNLASQGGHILAFYNLAQMHATGTGVMRSCHTAVELFKNVCERGRWSERLMTAYNSYKDGDSNSAVVQYLLLAEQGYEVAQSNAAFILDQKEASIVGENETYPRALLHWNRAASQGYTVARIKLGDYHFYGFGTDVDYETAFIHYRLASEQQHSAQAMFNLGYMHEKGLGIKQDIHLAKRFYDMAAEASPDAQVPVFLALCKLGVIYSLQYVREINIREVFSHIDMDQLLGPEWDLYLMTIIALLLGTVIAYRQRQHQAIPRPVGLRPAVPQQEPPPEHQPPQ, from the exons ATGGGGCGGCGGATGCGCCTCGGGCTGGTGCTCTGCGTCGCGGTGCTCTGGGCCCGTGGACTGGCCGCAGCCG ATGAAGAGGGAAATCAAGACGACTCACTGGAATCAAAG ACTTTATCTGCAGAGGACCAGGTGAAGGACCATTCCACAGGAACTCGGGTGGTAGCAGGTCAGATCTTCCTTGAGTCAGGGAAATCAGACTCTCAATCTGAGGATGAAGAGAACTTTCACAgtcaagaggaggaaaaagagagttCACTGGAAGAGTTGAACTCTCTAGAAATGTCAAACCTGTTAAATAAGGACTTAGAAGAAGCAGAAGTACAGAGTACAG ttttgacagCTATTGGAGGCACTGCAGATGGTGAACCTTGCCACTTCCCCTTTTTGTTTCTGGAGAAGGAGTATGCAGAGTGTACTGCAGATGGGAGGGAAGATGGCAGGCTTTGGTGTGCGACAACCTATGATTACAAGAAGGATCAAAAGTGGGGCTTCTGTGAAA ctgaagAGCAGTCTAATAAGAGAAGACAGATGCAAGAAGCTGAGGATGTTTATCAGACTGGAATGAAAATCCTTAATGAGAGCAGTAAAAAGGCTCAGAAGAAAGA agcGTATCAGTATCTTCTGAAAGCAGCTGACATGAATCACACCAAGGCAATGGAGAAAGTGTCTTATGCTTTGTTGTTTGGTGACTACCTGAAGCAAAACGTCCAGTCATCGAAGGAACTATTTGAAAAACTAACAGAAGGTGGCTCTCCTAAAGGACAAATG gcTCTTGGATTTCTTTATGCATCTGGTCTAGGAGTCAATTCTAGTCAAGCTAAG GGTTACCGGTATTGGGCTGGGATAGGAGTCCTTCAGAGTTGTGAATCTGCTCTCACTCACTACCGACTTGTAGCTAATCATG TTGCTAGTGACATTTCTTTGACTGGTGGTACAGTGGTTCAGCGAATTCGCTTAGCAGATGAAGTAGAAAATCCAGGAATGGCGAGTGGAATGCTGGAAGAAGACTTGATCCAATATTACCAATTTTTAGCAGAGAAGGGAGATGTACAAGCACAG GTTGGCCTTGGACAGTTGCACTTACATGGAGGACGAGGAGTAGAGCAAAATCACCAG CGAGCATTTGAGTACTTCAGTCAAGCAGCTAATGCTGGAAACTCTCATGCCATGGCCTTTCTAGGAAAG ATGTACTCAGAAGGAAGTGATGTTGTACCTCAGAGCAATGAAACAGCTCTTCAGTATTTCAAGAAGGCTGCTGATATG GGTAATCCAGTTGGACAGAGTGGATTAGGAATGGCTTACCTATACGGAAGAGGTGTTCCAGTG AACTATGAGCTAGCGCTGAAGTATTTCCAGAAGGCTGCAGAGCAGGGATGGGTTGACGGACAACTTCAGCTAGGTTCCATGTATTACA ATGGTATTGGAGTCAAGAGGGACTATAAACAAGCTTTGAAATACTTTAATTTGGCCTCCCAGGGTGGCCACATCCTGGCTTTTTACAATCTGGCTCAGATGCATGCTACTGGCACTGGAGTGATGCGATCCTGTCATACTGCTGTTGAG ttgTTTAAGAATGTATGCGAGCGAGGCCGTTGGTCTGAAAGACTTATGACTGCCTACAACAGCTATAAAGATGGCGATTCAAATTCTGCTGTGGTTCAGTATCTTCTTTTAGCAGAACAAGGCTATGAAGTTGCACAAAGCAACGCTGCTTTCATACTTGATCAGA AAGAAGCTAGCATAGTAGGAGAAAACGAAACCTATCCTCGAGCCTTGCTTCACTGGAATAGAGCAGCTTCTCAAG GATATACTGTTGCAAGAATTAAACTTGGAGACTACCATTTTTATGGTTTTGGCACTGATGTTGATTATGAAACTGCATTTATTCACTATCGACTGGCATcagagcagcagcacagtgcCCAGGCAATGTTTAATCTGGGTTACATGCATGAGAAGGGACTGGGCATCAAGCAG GATATTCACCTTGCAAAACGATTCTATGATATGGCCGCTGAAGCAAGCCCAGATGCTCAGGTTCCTGTCTTCCTAGCACTTTGCAAGCTTGGAGTGATTTACTCCTTGCAGTATGTACGAGAAATCAAT ATCAGGGAAGTATTCTCACATATTGACATGGACCAGCTGCTGGGGCCTGAGTGGGATCTTTACCTTATGACCATCATCGCCTTGCTTCTGGGGACAGTTATAGCTTACAGACAAAGGcaacaccaggcaattcccagacCAGTAGGACTGCGGCCAGCTGTGCCTCAACAGGAACCACCACCAGAGCATCAACCACCACAATAG